From a single Paraburkholderia sp. FT54 genomic region:
- a CDS encoding heavy-metal-associated domain-containing protein, which produces MEFAIPDMSCGGCANAITRAVTSLDPAAKLEVDVPAKIVKLTSTLAPEQLIQAIEAAGFHPSLRA; this is translated from the coding sequence ATGGAATTTGCCATACCGGATATGTCGTGCGGCGGTTGCGCTAACGCCATCACGCGTGCGGTCACGAGTCTCGACCCTGCAGCGAAGCTCGAAGTCGATGTCCCCGCTAAAATCGTCAAGCTCACGTCGACGCTGGCGCCCGAGCAACTCATCCAGGCTATCGAGGCAGCGGGTTTTCATCCGTCGCTGAGAGCCTGA
- a CDS encoding DUF305 domain-containing protein codes for MNKLRAFRALCLFGGFAFAVAVVPVHAQQPAAMPGMAMSGSAGAGAGSDDATQAFKAADDKMMQDMSADYTGNADKDFVAHMIPHHQGAIEMAQVELKYGKDPELKRLARNIIKAQHEEIAFMKSWQAKHGAK; via the coding sequence ATGAATAAACTTCGCGCCTTTCGTGCCCTTTGCCTGTTCGGCGGCTTTGCCTTTGCTGTCGCGGTCGTTCCCGTCCACGCCCAGCAACCGGCCGCCATGCCCGGCATGGCCATGTCTGGCTCCGCGGGCGCCGGTGCCGGTTCAGATGACGCGACGCAAGCGTTCAAGGCCGCCGACGACAAGATGATGCAAGACATGAGTGCAGACTACACGGGCAATGCCGACAAGGACTTTGTCGCCCACATGATTCCGCATCATCAAGGGGCGATTGAAATGGCGCAGGTCGAGTTGAAGTACGGCAAGGACCCGGAGTTGAAACGGCTGGCCAGGAACATCATCAAGGCGCAGCATGAGGAGATCGCGTTCATGAAAAGCTGGCAGGCCAAACATGGGGCGAAGTGA
- a CDS encoding DUF6632 domain-containing protein has protein sequence MTDTQRLNYLRIALVLVGITSIGLYPLMIVWPDGWVWHTGHSEYPLMIVGMYATLGVFLIFAALNPLAHLSLIWFAVWSSVVHGGIMAGQALMNTPYRGHLRGDVPALLLAALVLGLLTPRGDKARFLRE, from the coding sequence ATGACCGACACTCAGCGGCTCAATTACCTACGGATCGCGCTGGTATTGGTGGGCATCACGTCCATTGGACTTTATCCGCTGATGATCGTCTGGCCAGACGGTTGGGTCTGGCATACCGGACATTCGGAATATCCCCTGATGATTGTGGGCATGTACGCCACGCTGGGAGTGTTCCTGATTTTTGCGGCCCTGAATCCGCTCGCTCATCTCAGTCTTATCTGGTTCGCGGTGTGGTCGAGCGTGGTGCATGGCGGGATCATGGCCGGCCAGGCCCTGATGAATACCCCGTACCGCGGCCATCTTCGCGGGGACGTGCCGGCGCTTTTGCTCGCGGCGCTCGTTTTAGGGCTTCTCACTCCCCGTGGCGACAAAGCCAGATTTCTACGTGAGTAA
- a CDS encoding AraC family transcriptional regulator has protein sequence MDALSDVLRLVRLGGAVYLNGDFTAPWCLYGQADAALCGSFLPPAERIVSYHLITEGGCWAALPGDPESAIYVSAGELLVVPQGEAHLLGSSLDIKPGPTGELLESQMRNTPGQLMALRYGGGGDRTRLVCGFLACDDTLSNPVLSALPRIFKVDMRNDPQSAWLESSLRFAAAEAAEWRVGSAIVLARLSELLFVEAVRRCIDALPSDRKGWLAGVGDRFVGRALALMHAQPAHGWTVDELARKAGLSRSALAQRFTQLLGQPPMQYLAHWRLQIAAQELRGGTKSLAAVADQVGYESEAAFNRAFKREFGMPPAGWRRSRGEMAGVSAGAAAVAAGSVDGGAR, from the coding sequence ATGGATGCGCTCTCCGACGTCCTCCGCCTGGTTCGCCTTGGTGGTGCGGTGTATCTAAACGGCGACTTCACTGCGCCCTGGTGTTTGTACGGCCAGGCGGACGCAGCGCTGTGCGGCAGCTTCCTTCCGCCGGCCGAACGCATCGTTTCCTACCATCTGATTACCGAGGGAGGCTGCTGGGCCGCGCTCCCGGGCGACCCTGAGTCCGCCATTTACGTCTCTGCCGGCGAACTGCTCGTCGTGCCGCAAGGCGAAGCGCATCTGCTCGGCAGTTCGCTCGACATCAAGCCCGGACCCACTGGCGAACTGCTCGAGAGTCAGATGCGGAATACACCGGGACAGTTGATGGCGCTTCGCTACGGCGGCGGTGGAGACCGCACGCGTCTGGTATGCGGCTTTCTCGCCTGCGACGACACGTTGAGCAACCCGGTGCTGTCCGCGTTGCCGCGCATCTTCAAGGTCGACATGCGCAACGACCCGCAGTCCGCGTGGCTCGAATCGTCGTTACGGTTCGCGGCGGCCGAGGCGGCGGAATGGCGCGTGGGCAGCGCGATCGTTCTCGCGCGTCTGTCGGAACTGCTGTTCGTGGAGGCGGTGCGGCGTTGCATCGACGCGCTGCCGTCCGATCGGAAGGGCTGGCTGGCGGGCGTGGGGGACCGGTTCGTCGGTCGTGCGCTGGCGCTGATGCATGCGCAGCCGGCGCATGGATGGACAGTCGATGAACTGGCGCGCAAAGCGGGTTTGTCACGGTCCGCGCTGGCGCAACGGTTTACCCAGTTGCTCGGTCAGCCGCCTATGCAGTATCTCGCGCATTGGCGTTTGCAGATCGCCGCGCAGGAGTTGCGTGGCGGCACGAAGTCGCTGGCGGCGGTGGCGGATCAGGTGGGGTATGAGTCGGAGGCGGCGTTCAATCGGGCTTTCAAGCGCGAGTTCGGGATGCCGCCGGCGGGATGGCGCAGGAGCCGGGGCGAGATGGCTGGTGTTTCTGCTGGTGCTGCCGCCGTGGCGGCGGGCAGCGTGGACGGGGGCGCTCGATGA
- a CDS encoding methyltransferase domain-containing protein, with protein MSEVDSSSSRTSEFADVKARQHAAWETGNYAVVGTTLQIVGENLCEALDLRSGSRVLDVAAGNGNGTLAAARRWCDVTSTDYVASLLDAGQARARAEGLTAVQFREADAEALPYADASFDVVMSTFGVMFTPNQEKAASELARVCKPGGKIGLANWTPDSFIGQVFKTIGKYLPPPPGVKSPALWGTRARLDELFHGNVRSVAVTSREFMFRYRSPAHWLEVFRTYYGPINKAFAAMDDERQAAFQHDLMTLMESRNRSGDETLVLPSEYLEIVMVRQ; from the coding sequence ATGTCTGAAGTCGATTCTTCTTCATCACGAACCTCCGAATTCGCTGACGTCAAAGCGCGTCAGCACGCCGCGTGGGAAACGGGCAACTATGCCGTCGTTGGCACGACGCTTCAGATCGTCGGAGAAAACCTGTGCGAGGCGCTCGATCTGCGCTCCGGCAGCCGCGTGCTCGATGTCGCGGCGGGAAACGGCAACGGCACGCTCGCCGCCGCGCGCCGCTGGTGCGATGTCACGTCGACCGACTACGTGGCCTCGCTGCTCGACGCGGGTCAGGCTCGCGCGCGAGCGGAAGGTCTGACAGCGGTGCAGTTCCGCGAAGCCGATGCCGAAGCGCTGCCCTACGCGGACGCCTCCTTCGACGTCGTCATGTCGACCTTCGGCGTCATGTTCACGCCCAATCAGGAGAAGGCGGCAAGCGAGCTGGCGCGCGTGTGCAAACCCGGCGGCAAGATCGGCCTCGCGAACTGGACGCCTGATAGCTTCATCGGCCAGGTGTTCAAGACGATCGGCAAATACCTGCCTCCGCCGCCAGGCGTCAAGTCGCCGGCACTGTGGGGCACCCGGGCGCGGCTCGACGAACTCTTTCACGGCAATGTGCGCAGTGTCGCCGTAACGAGTCGCGAATTCATGTTCCGTTACCGCTCGCCGGCGCATTGGCTCGAGGTATTCCGGACTTACTACGGCCCGATCAACAAGGCATTCGCCGCGATGGACGACGAACGGCAAGCGGCCTTCCAGCACGATCTCATGACGCTGATGGAAAGCCGCAACCGGTCGGGCGACGAGACGCTCGTGCTGCCCAGCGAGTATCTCGAGATCGTGATGGTGCGGCAATGA
- the prpF gene encoding 2-methylaconitate cis-trans isomerase PrpF → MAHQPQIKIPATYMRGGTSKGVFFRLQDLPEAAQVPGAARDALLMRVIGSPDPYGKQIDGMGGATSSTSKTVIIAKSSRPDHDVDYLFGQVSIDKAFVDWSGNCGNLSAAVGPFAISAGLVDPSRIPRDGVATVRIWQANIGKTIIGHVPMTDGAVQETGDFELDGVTFPAAEVQLEFMDPAAEEEGAGGSMFPTGNLVDDLEVPGVGTLKATMINAGIPTIFVDAESIGYKGTELQDAINSDDKALAMFETIRAHGALRMGLIKNLDEIATRQHTPKVAFVAKPADYVASSGKRIGAGDVDLLVRAMSMGKLHHAMMGTAAVAIGTAAAISGTLVNLAAGGGAKESVRFGHPSGTLRVGAEASESGGEWTVTKAIMSRSARVLMEGWVRVPQAQ, encoded by the coding sequence ATGGCCCACCAACCCCAAATAAAGATTCCGGCCACCTACATGCGTGGCGGCACCAGCAAGGGCGTGTTCTTCCGCCTGCAAGACTTGCCCGAGGCGGCCCAGGTGCCCGGCGCCGCGCGCGACGCGCTGCTGATGCGCGTGATCGGCAGCCCCGATCCGTATGGCAAGCAGATCGACGGCATGGGCGGCGCGACGTCGAGCACCAGCAAGACGGTGATCATCGCCAAAAGCAGCCGGCCCGACCACGATGTGGATTACCTGTTCGGTCAGGTGTCGATCGACAAGGCCTTCGTCGACTGGAGCGGCAATTGCGGCAATCTCTCCGCCGCTGTCGGGCCGTTCGCGATCAGCGCGGGGCTCGTCGACCCGAGCCGGATTCCGCGCGACGGGGTGGCGACTGTGCGCATCTGGCAGGCGAACATCGGCAAGACGATCATCGGACACGTGCCGATGACCGACGGCGCCGTGCAGGAAACCGGCGACTTCGAACTGGACGGCGTCACGTTTCCGGCCGCGGAAGTGCAGCTCGAATTCATGGATCCGGCCGCGGAAGAAGAGGGCGCGGGCGGCTCGATGTTCCCAACCGGCAACCTCGTCGACGACCTCGAAGTGCCGGGCGTCGGCACGCTGAAGGCGACGATGATCAACGCGGGCATTCCGACCATCTTCGTCGACGCCGAGTCGATCGGCTACAAGGGCACGGAGTTGCAGGACGCCATCAATAGCGACGACAAAGCGCTCGCGATGTTCGAGACGATTCGCGCGCATGGGGCGTTGCGCATGGGGCTTATCAAGAACCTCGACGAGATCGCGACGCGCCAGCATACGCCGAAGGTCGCCTTCGTCGCGAAGCCGGCGGACTACGTGGCGTCGAGCGGCAAGCGCATCGGCGCGGGCGACGTCGATCTGCTGGTGCGGGCGATGTCGATGGGCAAGTTGCATCACGCGATGATGGGCACGGCGGCGGTGGCGATCGGTACCGCGGCGGCGATTTCGGGGACGCTGGTGAATCTCGCGGCGGGCGGCGGCGCGAAGGAGTCGGTGCGCTTCGGCCATCCGTCGGGGACGTTGCGGGTCGGCGCCGAGGCGAGCGAAAGCGGCGGTGAGTGGACGGTCACCAAGGCCATCATGAGCCGCAGCGCGCGGGTGCTGATGGAAGGCTGGGTGCGGGTGCCGCAGGCGCAGTGA